A region of the Chryseobacterium cucumeris genome:
TAGAGGTTGATATGATGCTGGTTTGCTGGTTACTTTTGTAGTATATAGGCTGGCAGATGATCAGTATCTATACCCGACGACAAATTAAAGAGCAGGGAAAAATACGTAAAAAATAATCGAAAAATAGCCGAAAAACTTTCGAACTCGAATCCCGTACCCCGTAACTCGTATCTCATAACAAGCACCCCTCAATTTTTTCAGCCAACGATAAAATCAAACAAAAAAACTGATATATTTGTCCATAGTAAAATAGAAATTATATGGAAAATGTATTTGATGCAAAAGATGCTCAAAACTATATTGATAGAATAAATAAGTTGGTGGAAGATACACACGGTCTGTGGGGAAAAATGACGGTAGACCAGATGCTGGCACACTGCTGTATTACCTATGAAATGGTATATGAACCGGAAAAACACAAAAAACCGGGAGCGATTGCAAAATTTATATTAAAAACTTTTGTAAAACCTAAAGTAGTGGGAGAAAAAGCATATCCAAGAGATTCACCTACCGCTCCACAGTTTTTGATTACCACCAGAAAGAATTTTCATGAAGAAAAAACAAGACTGATTGGTTTTATCCAGAAGACTCAGCAGCTGGGAGCAGATGCGTTCGATGGTAAAGAATCTTTTTCTTTTGGTAAACTGAATTCCCAGGAATGGAACAATATGTTTGCCAAGCACCTGAACCATCACCTGGCACAATTTGGCGTTTAAACACACTTTGTATGAAAAAACTTTTATTACTTTTCATTCTGGCTGCCAATTTTGTATGGGGTCAGATGCCTGATATTTCCAATACATGGCTGAATAACAGTAAACCTTATATAGGAACCATTGGAAATAAAGGTCAGGAACTGAAACTGAAGATCAATATCTCTGAGCAGAATAAAAAAAATGATCAGGAATATTTCGTTTCAGGATATTCTCTTGTGGATACCAGTTATGCAAAATTTGAAGGGAAAATTACCATTTCAAAATATAAAGATTCCAAAAAACAGGGAACAGTATACGGAGAATATGAGCTGGCAGAAGAGAATAAAGGAAAACATTCCGGACTTTTCAAAGGGAAGTTTGTCTACAATTTCAAATGGAATAGAAAAACAGAGAAAATTGAAGAGCAGCACATCGAACTTACAGGCGATTGGAAAAGTTATGACGGAACCATTGAATTTAAGACCCATCTTAAAAATCAGTAAAACAACCTCATTATCTTCGACTTAACAATACCCCAGACCTCGGGGGCTTACTTTAAAAACTTACAAACATTATGAAACTAGGCGCATTTTCAATTAGCTTAAGCGTAAAAGATCTTCAGAAATCAAAAGACTTTTATGAGAAGCTTGGGTTTACAACTATGGCAGGAACAGAAGCACAAAACTACCTGATCATGAAAAACGGTTCTACGCTGATAGGCCTTTTTCAGGCAATGTTTGATGGGAATATGCTTACCTTCAATCCGGGATGGGACGAAAATGCACAGAATCTGGAATCTTTTGATGATGTGCGTGAAATTCAGAAAAGATTAAAAGAAAACGGAGTTGAAATCAGTAGAGAAGCCGATGAAACCACCTCCGGGCCAGAACATATCTATCTGAAAGATCCGGATGGAAATATGATTCTTATAGATCAACACAGATAATAATTAAAAACACATTGATGATGAGAACATTTAAACGTATTTTTTTACTATTAGCCACATTACTAATCATTTTGCTGATTTGGGCTGCTTTTATTCCGGGTGACTGTCAATATGAAAAATCGATTTCCATTAATGCACCGGTGGAAAAAGTATGGCAGAATACCAATACCCTCAAAGCAATGGATCAATGGAGTCCATGGAATGATCTTGATCCGGGTATGAAAAAAGAGTGGACGGGAACAACTGGCCAGCACGGAGAAAAAGTTTGCTGGGATAGTAAAAATAAACAGGCAGGAAAAGGCTGCCAGGAATTGGAAAAAGTAGATGAAGCTGGTAAAAGAATAGATACGGCAATCAAATTTCTTACCCCTTATGAAAGTGAAGCAAATGCTTACGTAACAGTAGTTCCGGAAGGAAACGGAAGTAGGGCAACATGGGGATTTACTTCTGAGATTCCTTATCCGTTTACCTTGATGAAGTTATTTATGAATATGGAGAATGCTATCGGAAAAGATTATCAGAAAGGGCTTTCACGATTAAAAGCACTGTCTGAAAAACCTCAATAAAAACAAATTGAACTTAAAAAAACAAAACAATTATGGCAACAGTAAACGTTTACCTGACATTCAACGGAAACTGCAGAGAAGCATTCGATTTTTATAAATCTGTTTTCGGAGGAGAATATCCTTATATCGGAACATTTGGAGAAATGCCTCCAATGGAAGGAAAAGAAATGCCTGAAGAAGACAAAAACAAAATCATGCACGTTTCTCTTCCGATCTCTAAAGAAACGATTTTGATGGGAAGCGATACAGGAGGAGAGTGGTCTTCCAACTTCAAGGCAGGAAACAACTTCTCTATTTCTGTGAACGCTGAATCTAAAGAAGAAGCAGACAAATTATTCGGTGGTCTTTCTGCAGGCGGACAGGTAACAATGCCAATGGCTGATACCTTCTGGGGAGCTTATTTCGGAATGTTCAGCGATAAATTCGGAATCAACTGGATGGTAAATTATGACGATCCAGCTAAAATGCAGCACTCATAAAATTTATCTTTGCACTCAAAATAATAAAAAAACCGACAGGAGCCTGTCGGTTTTTTTACTGATAAGTTGCTGAGCTATTATTTCTTTTTAATGATTTTGTAGCTTCCTGATGCTGTTGTGATAAGGTAGATACCATCAGGGAACTCACTTATATCAAACTTATTTTTATCTTTTTCAGCTGTTGTGGATTTCATAAGTTTTCCGGACTGATCATATAAAGAAACATTTTCATTTTTCTTCAGGTCATCCATATAGAAGATACCGGAAGTTGGGTTAGGATAAATATTCTTTTTGTCTTTGATAGATTTTTCTGAAGTGCCCAGCGTAGAAATTTTTGTCCATGTAAATGCGTCCAGGCACATATAGACATATCCTCCGGTGGATTGCAGCTGGATTTCATCAATGGTAGTATTGCTGTTATTCTGATTATTTAGGGAGGAAAGATCAATCAGGGTAAATCCGTTGTTGATACCTGTCGTTCCCGTAGTTGCATTAAATGTAGTATTAAATCCGGATGTTTTTGTGGTGGTGAACTTTGTAACTCCCCCTAATTTTCCCGTAATAATAAGTGTTCCTGATGAGGTAGACTGGTTTAAAGCAGTATTGCTTAAAAATACCCAAAACTTTGATACAGTGAATGCAGAATTGCTTTTAACACTGAAAGAGGGAGAGCTGATATTGGTTGTACCTGTATTGTCGATATAGAAATTATCATTAGCTGTTCCGTTCCAGCCGGTGTTTGGATAATTGCCCTGAATTCTGAAAGTTCCGGCCTGTGATATGATATTGAAAGTATATCCGTTGCTGGTAAAGCTTGTGCTGCCGCCAGATGAAGTTTCAAAAGTCACAGTAGTTGTCTGTGCACTGGTCATTGTAATATTGCTTAAGAAAGCAAAGATTCCAAAAAAGATAATTTTTTTCATGATACAGATTTTTTAATGTTTAAAGAAGATCATAAGCTTCCCGTACTGTTGATGTGCTCATGAGTTTTTTCTGTAAAGGATACCACAAAGTAACCGAGAAATACAAAGTGACAACAGCGTATTAAAAACCGAATTGAAAAACAGGTAGAAATACGCAATTTCGTTGGTTTTTATTATTATAATTTTGAAAAAAGAATATTATGTTAATTAAAATGAATGTATTTCACAGTATGGTTAGTTTTTTTTCATAACTTGTAATGTGTAGCTGAAGTCACTTATTCTAAACCTATTATATAATTTAAAACGAGAAAAACTATGGAATTACCTAAACATGCAGTCTCATTAGATGATGCTAAAAAATGGATCAGCAATTGGCAGAATACAAAAATTATCGATGGAACATCTATCCGGGCCCACCTTATCCCGGCAAAGGACGTTCATGATATTTTTATTAATGACAAAGGATTTGAGAGATACCGGGGTTATAATGCCATTACCGATGAAGGAGAATTTAAATTTCTTCTGGTAGGAGTAGATGCAGATAACAATGATATTGTGGATTATGATAAAGGGTATTATGTATATGACATGACAACACCCTGCCCGAGCGTATGCTCTGCTGCAAAATGGTGGAACCTGTAAACTAGAGATCATTGGATCACTGGATTGAAATATTGTCATTAATTGGAAAAGGCATTCTGCTGATTAACCTGGCAGTATACTGTATAGGTTTTTCCGGAGCCGGAAAAGCCTATACATTCTTCATTGGTTATTTGGCCTGGATATTACTGTGTGAAATTGTTTTTTATGTATTGAACTCACAGAAGATCAATAATCTGTTTTTCTCACATTATTATCTGATAGGCCAATTCATGTTACTGGGATTATTCTTCCATGAAATTGTAACGGAAAAATACCAGAAAAAAACAGCACGTACACTTTTAATTATCATTCCCGTAGTTCTTGTTATACAGTATATCATATACCCCGAAAAGTATTATGTTTTTAATCTTTTTGAAATTTTTGTCACGTCTTATTCAATCATAATTCTGGCATTATTTCATTTATATAATATACTGGATACCCAAAAGAAATACAATTATATAAGCCTGGGACTTTTACTTTATCTGATAAGCAGTACCGTAATATTTTTGTCGGGAAACCTGTATACGGTGATGAACAGAAAACTGCATAAAGAGATATGGGTTTTCAATGTTGTTATGTTTATTGTGTATCAGATTTTTATTCTGACAGACTATCTGTCTTCCCGCAAAAAAAATGTGTAATCACTGTTATGACTTTACAAAATGAATGAGAATACAATTATTTCCACTATCGTTTATACCTTTCTGGCATTTACCTTACTGGCCGTTACCCTGATTATATTTTATTATTTTTCTAATAAGAAGATAACAAGAAACCTTATTCAGAAAAAGGAGCTGGAGGTCAGATACGAGAAAGAGCTTACCCACGCCATTATCAGTGCCCAGGAAAAAGAAAGACTGAGAATTGCCCAGGATCTGCATGATGACATCAGTTCAAAACTCAGTGTGGTTTCTTTAAATATCCACCTTCTGGATTTTGATAATCTGGCCAGGGAAGAATATAACGATCTGAAAAATAAAATCATACATCTGGTTAATAAAACTGCAGAAAGTGCCAGACAAATCTCGCACGATCTCCTTCCTCCGATTTTAGAAAAATTTGGACTCCATGCTGCAATAGATGCATTGTGCTCAGAAATTAACTTATCCAAAACCCTACAGGTTACTTATTCCAACAGCTTATACTTTGCAAAAGCAGAAGAAGAAAAAAATTTGCATATCTTTAGAATACTACAAGAGCTCATTAACAATTCCATAAAACACGGGGAAAGTACGCATATTGATATAGAATTTTTGGGAAAAGCCGGAAAAAATACCTGTATCTATAAAGATGATGGGAAAGGATTTGATCTTAATGAAAATACATTGAAAGGTGGATTAGGCTTAAGAAATATCAGAAGCCGGGTAGAACTGATCAATGGAACACTGAAAATTGAAAGTGAAAACAATAAAGGAATTACCGTAGAATTTACATTTTAAATCGTTATAAAATGGAAAAGGATATAATTCGTGTCATAATTGTAGACGATGAAGCGCTCTTTCGTCAGGGAATTTCATTGTTGATACAGAGAGAAAAAGATATTGAACTGGTAAGTGATTT
Encoded here:
- a CDS encoding DUF1569 domain-containing protein, whose protein sequence is MENVFDAKDAQNYIDRINKLVEDTHGLWGKMTVDQMLAHCCITYEMVYEPEKHKKPGAIAKFILKTFVKPKVVGEKAYPRDSPTAPQFLITTRKNFHEEKTRLIGFIQKTQQLGADAFDGKESFSFGKLNSQEWNNMFAKHLNHHLAQFGV
- a CDS encoding VOC family protein, with translation MKLGAFSISLSVKDLQKSKDFYEKLGFTTMAGTEAQNYLIMKNGSTLIGLFQAMFDGNMLTFNPGWDENAQNLESFDDVREIQKRLKENGVEISREADETTSGPEHIYLKDPDGNMILIDQHR
- a CDS encoding SRPBCC family protein, with the translated sequence MMRTFKRIFLLLATLLIILLIWAAFIPGDCQYEKSISINAPVEKVWQNTNTLKAMDQWSPWNDLDPGMKKEWTGTTGQHGEKVCWDSKNKQAGKGCQELEKVDEAGKRIDTAIKFLTPYESEANAYVTVVPEGNGSRATWGFTSEIPYPFTLMKLFMNMENAIGKDYQKGLSRLKALSEKPQ
- a CDS encoding VOC family protein, with protein sequence MATVNVYLTFNGNCREAFDFYKSVFGGEYPYIGTFGEMPPMEGKEMPEEDKNKIMHVSLPISKETILMGSDTGGEWSSNFKAGNNFSISVNAESKEEADKLFGGLSAGGQVTMPMADTFWGAYFGMFSDKFGINWMVNYDDPAKMQHS
- a CDS encoding T9SS type A sorting domain-containing protein, with amino-acid sequence MKKIIFFGIFAFLSNITMTSAQTTTVTFETSSGGSTSFTSNGYTFNIISQAGTFRIQGNYPNTGWNGTANDNFYIDNTGTTNISSPSFSVKSNSAFTVSKFWVFLSNTALNQSTSSGTLIITGKLGGVTKFTTTKTSGFNTTFNATTGTTGINNGFTLIDLSSLNNQNNSNTTIDEIQLQSTGGYVYMCLDAFTWTKISTLGTSEKSIKDKKNIYPNPTSGIFYMDDLKKNENVSLYDQSGKLMKSTTAEKDKNKFDISEFPDGIYLITTASGSYKIIKKK
- a CDS encoding sensor histidine kinase, with protein sequence MNENTIISTIVYTFLAFTLLAVTLIIFYYFSNKKITRNLIQKKELEVRYEKELTHAIISAQEKERLRIAQDLHDDISSKLSVVSLNIHLLDFDNLAREEYNDLKNKIIHLVNKTAESARQISHDLLPPILEKFGLHAAIDALCSEINLSKTLQVTYSNSLYFAKAEEEKNLHIFRILQELINNSIKHGESTHIDIEFLGKAGKNTCIYKDDGKGFDLNENTLKGGLGLRNIRSRVELINGTLKIESENNKGITVEFTF